The Gigantopelta aegis isolate Gae_Host unplaced genomic scaffold, Gae_host_genome ctg9913_pilon_pilon, whole genome shotgun sequence genome contains the following window.
tcacatacatgctcacaattaggtcgggaataatagagtggatataccgatcggtgctttacgacaatacaaatttagaaaaaGGATTGGTGTATAGTGCACAAGTGCCACCTGTCGGAAAGTCTCTGATTGTTCGCcattgtaacccagtgttaaactaggatTACTGAAAAtcagacatgtgaaatgcaaagtaaacatgacccagggtttAGCCTAGGTTTAAACTATACgtttccaaaacccaccgataaccTAGACATATGAAATCAGCCCTAAGTGTCTTCATAAAGCAGGTGACTGGTTCTAAGAGGTGGCTACTTGAAACCCTATGTGTCTTCATAAAACAGGTGACTGGTTCTAAGATTTGGCTACTTGAACAGTTCTGACTGTAATTTCATTTCACGTACTTCTTCATCTGTTGTAAGTTTGATCAGATCTGTCTCCACATCTCCGGGTTGAATACAGGTGACCTTGACCCCTGAACTCTTTACTTCGTGGCGAAGAGCTTGTGATACACCCTCAATGAAAAACTTTGTTCCAGAATATACAGCTAAGCCCGGAAATCCCTAATAATAACATACATACTGTATAAACATTGATATGCGAtagtatacatacattttaattttcatga
Protein-coding sequences here:
- the LOC121367188 gene encoding uncharacterized oxidoreductase SSP1627-like; translated protein: GVTNCIAGVLPGMLSRGQGHIINMSSDAGKMGFPGLAVYSGTKFFIEGVSQALRHEVKSSGVKVTCIQPGDVETDLIKLTTDEEKNSLHNFDPWF